A single genomic interval of Cucumis sativus cultivar 9930 chromosome 7, Cucumber_9930_V3, whole genome shotgun sequence harbors:
- the LOC101203307 gene encoding AUGMIN subunit 4, translated as MVKSLQGGGQNLPTDVTQVIDQLERHCLAPDGSLVSKPAHYDLQLAREEMSRERLRYLEAMAIYCEAIAMVEEYQQAVSMANLGGVRDVQALYPQLGLKNSPQVYETLEHRMVVAEASQRLRLPLISKDGEIHEEEIEKLSRSSLDSTSTGVTISSSTNSTNYASASSTGSIVNNSLSVSSTDTAEPGVGGVPNRFLGITPAFLWQTQLHHTPSTDMAEYQMALSREIDARLKTKCDKVADAFIMDDIESSSGHHSSSARLPERVKLIIEEIEREEAALRQELYSADRKFAEYYNVLEQILGVLIKLVKDLKLQHQHKYDDLQKTWLCKRCETMNAKLSVLEHVLLLETYTQESIPALHKIRKYLVEATEEASISYNKAVTRLREYQGVDPHFDTIARQYHDIVMKLDNMQWTIHQVEMDLKRLPDQSTLSSQMVGLN; from the exons ATGGTGAAAAGCTTACAAGGCGGAGGCCAAAACCTCCCGACTGACGTCACGCAGGTCATTGATCAGTTGGAGCGCCACTGCTTGGCTCCTGATGGGTCTCTCGTCTCCAAACCTGCCCACTACGATCTACAGCTC GCGAGAGAAGAAATGTCGAGGGAAAGGTTGCGTTATTTGGAAGCCATG GCAATCTATTGTGAAGCAATTGCAATGGTGGAAGAGTATCAGCAGGCTGTTTCAATGGCGAACCTTGGAGGAGTTCGAGATGTTCAGGCGCTTTATCCACAGCTAGGCTTGAAGAATTCGCCGCAG GTTTATGAGACTCTTGAGCACCGAATGGTAGTGGCTGAAGCATCTCAAAGATTGAGGCTTCCTCTTATATCAAAGGATGGTGAAATCCATGAGGAAGAGATCGAGAAGTTATCGCGAAGTTCCCTTGATAGTACAAGCACTGGTGTCACAATCAGTTCAAGCACTAATTCAACAAATTATGCAAGTGCTAGCAGTACAGGAAGCATTGTGAACAACAGTCTTTCAGTAAGCTCAACTGATACTGCAGAACCTGGAGTAGGTGGTGTTCCCAATCGCTTTCTTGGAATTACACCTGCATTTTTATGGCAAACACAGCTCCATCATACGCCTTCCACG GATATGGCTGAATATCAAATGGCTCTTTCTCGTGAGATTGATGCTCGTCTGAAGACTAAATGTGATAAAGTAGCTGATGCTTTTATTATGGATGATATTG AGTCATCATCTGGGCATCATAGCTCTAGTGCTCGGCTTCCTGAGAG GGTTAAGTTGATCATCGAAGAAATTGAAAGGGAAGAAGCAGCTTTACGGCAAGAGCTTTACTCGGCGGACAGAAAGTTCGCTGAATATTACAAT GTTCTTGAGCAGATATTGGGAGTACTAATAAAGCTTGTCAAAGATTTGAAGTTGCAGCATCaacataaatat GACGATCTCCAGAAAACATGGCTGTGCAAAAGGTGTGAGACCATGAATGCAAAACTGAG TGTATTAGAGCACGTTCTCTTGCTAGAAACTTACACTCAGGAATCTATACCAGCCCTTCATAAAATAAG AAAATATCTTGTTGAAGCTACGGAGGAAGCTTCTATTTCTTATAACAAAGCA GTTACTCGTCTCCGTGAGTATCAAGGCGTAGACCCTCATTTCGACACAATTGCAAGGCAATACCACGATATCGTGATG aAACTTGATAATATGCAATGGACAATACATCAAGTTGAGATGGACTTGAAACGCTTGCCAGATCAATCAA CTTTGTCTTCTCAAATGGTTGGCTTAAATTAA